The Danio rerio strain Tuebingen ecotype United States chromosome 19, GRCz12tu, whole genome shotgun sequence genome includes the window GAACTATTGAGGggtagtttcttttttttaattcatgtagATATGTTTACTGTAGATTATAAACAAATGCTATTGAGATTTCTAGAATATAAGTCAGCCTAAggttataaattataaattaatgaaaagaaggaaaaaaacagAACTGGAATAGACAAAACACTGATCTACAGCTTTTGAGAATCGATCTAAAATTGACCAGGGCCTATTTATTATGAATATGCTTTTAGTTGCTAGTAAAAGTGCAGTGTGTTGTATTTAAAAATTTAGATATCTTCAATAACTGTAACTATTTGATCTcatttagctgaaaaaaaaatcatgttttattttttatgtcctGTAGTTGCAGCATTCATCTagagtaaaaaatatatttttcaacaaaTGCCTCAttctttttcaattaatttttagTACACAAAAtgttcccactttatattaagcggCCATAGCTACTATGTACATATATAAAGATATgtataagtacattgtaacaaattactaattagtacatattagttaaagcCACTTAAAACTAAGTGGAACCcataatatctttttaaaaaagtcaaatttaGGTAATTCATGCACTTTAAATGAGATCCTATATTCAGTATAGGAAAACTATAGGTCATTTTACCTGGGGCAATGATGGCATCACCCTTCGATGCCTTGACACGCGATGACTCTAtaatgaatgagaaaaaaaaaaaaaaaaaaaaagagaactcAAATGACCAAAACAAGCTTATAGGCAACAACTGTGTTTTACCATTTTATTACATGCCAACATGGACATAAATTGcagaaatgtgttcaaataaaGGAAATGCAAACCTTTGTTCTTCTTGTTGCCAGCTGTGGCTGTAACCACAGGTTGCTCCACCTTCATGCTGGCACGATCTCCGCTTTCAGGACTGCCAGAGCTTTCGCCAGGGCCCTTCTCTTTTTTTCGCTGCTGACGTTTCTCTCGATTGCTGACCTTAGTTTCCCAAGCACCTGCTGAACAGTCATACTGAAAGATCATCTTCTCCAAGAAGCTCATTTACATTTCATTAAAGCAAAGTGGTTTGCGTTTCAACCACTGAGATGAATCACTAATTTGTACTAAAGATTTTCTAGTTTCTAACCTTCATCGGGTTCCTTTCCATCAGTGGAGGAAACATCTTGGGCTGTCTTCACCTCTGGCTTTGCTTTCTTCTTGTTCTTCTTGGTCtacaaaagaaaccaaaaacactCATTTAGAACCTTTAAATGTCTTCGCCTTACTCTCACTGACACAGAGTGTTAGTTCAGACATTTAGATTGTAAACCCTTATTTTGTCTCACAAAAACTATGCATCAAATTTGACGCCTTGGACAAAGTACAGTTTCCCCTCTGGATGTACCCTATTTTTGCTGTATTTGCATTCTCAAATTACAGGCTGATATAGACACCCAACCTCTCCCAATCACTGTTTACAGACTGAACAAAGGATGGCGTAAACCTTCATTGCACCACTGACCAAAAAAGTTAAACACACTTCATAAAACGGTGTACAGAAGTATGACGTTCCCTTAAAATAGAATTCGAAATGTCGCAGTTATAAATGCCAAGCCCAATTACAGTACGTGTCATATTCACAGTTTGTACTATATATGATATAGGAATAGGGAAACTTTACACAAATAAActcataattatattataaaatgtttatttataactttGTCTGTTGAATCCATGATGGCTTTTAAGTTAATATTTCTATAAATTTGACACATTTACAATTACATATTCAAGGTTTTCTGATGGCTGTTTATTAAGACATGGTACATTCGATGAtacatttcactttaaaaggagtcacgaaacaccaaaacacattttcgaGATGCTGACagtcatttacagttgaagtcagaattattagccctcctgaattattagcacccgtttatttttttactcaatttctgtttaacggagagatttttttctaaccataatagttttaataccttaTCTCTAATAacatatttcttttatctttgccatgatgacaataaataatattttactagatatttttcaagatgcttctatacagcttaaagtgacatttaaaggcttaactaggttaattaggttaaggttaggataattaggcaagttgttgtataacgatggtttgttctgtagactcagtaaaaatatagcttaaaggggctaataattttgaccttaacataGCTTTTAAcgaattaaaaacggcttttattctaggcaaaataaaacaaataagacttttttccagcagaaaaaaaatattatcagacatactgtgaaaatttgagaaatattttaaaaaataagataaaactcaaaagggggcgaataattttgacttcaactgtatatgtcccacgttgctaaaaacaaTATTAGGATGCATAGATTTCACTaaatatttcaagcaaatttgttcttctggtttgaaaagaaatttagaAGCTGTGTCACggcgattagatccttgtgtgaaTTCCAGggtgtagactggatgtctgtaccggcgagtacaacgtgacgtctttgagctttcagcattaattcaaaAGATAGACTTAGTTTGAACCAATCACCACGCTCTATTGTGAATAAggcgcaacttcattaatatgcatgatagcttcgaagacccGTTACCCGTTACAGTGTTCTGACGGCAGAGAGatgccacattgtgttgccaaccataattaaaacaattgaagaattgttcggagacacgagtcatcagtgttgcgtttataaatatgctgcaacaaaggttttgtttttaattccacatgtgagtccagctgcgctctcatagtggggattacagtggtctgccaacatgcaaaaaaaaatacgttagcaaggaacattttttacccgaaaGTTTTTCACATCTGggaatggtgaaatccagatttgccgctcatctttataaaaaaaaaaaaaaaaaaaagacgcagTTCCAGTTCGTGTTAATTGTCCTGTCTCTagagatttggtaagtgtgtgatcagttatctttgtttgtttatgtttattcagagacaaagttagtttgtattgtaagcagtactctttcagtttttaaagacataccttagtcaaaatgatttagttactaagtttacagtacattaatatcactacaatattatggactgaaagatcagctctaaatgctgctctccgaatgtaaagaccttaatcaaactattactgttgtgTGAGATTTTCGCTGCATTTGTGGCAGGatggtctatacacacacggctttctgacactaacTACAGAGTGCATCTAAGTCTAAGTTACCgaaaaatgcagaggttttttttctcccatacggcatgcggtatcaaacattacattaaaactacactcttccagcagttcctctcatccaatatcttgtttgtcaaggGGGGCATGCATAAATggttcctaaatgaaagtgaaagtgccaaactgcagttaaagttgacatatgaacaatttggcaaataatttgattactgatgtccatgtaaacacactgTCTTTCTCCGTCTGTGTGTTGTTTTGACTGAGTAAAAATCAGCATGTGCTCgaactgaaactcccctttttatgccaacccttccctctttcgccactcaACACTCTCCCAAAACAGAGCTGAACTAAAACTAGAGGTGcttgaaaacatcctgctgagagaaagggggggggggggggggttccatggcctttaaagttaaagttagagtaacaaaactaacattttaataatcaaatgCTTTAGTTTtcaaatgttaaaacaaaaatggGTAGTTTCGGATTTTGTACACATTCATGAGCCAGTTTATGAAACACCAAGTATACAAAGTGTGCATGTGAAGCAGGACTGTAAAATAAAGTTTCCAACGAAAGAGCACATTCGACATCAACATTATTACTGATTTTCTATTGGTTTTTGTACACATGATGTATTTTCATCAGCTGAAAGCTCATTTAGAGTTTATGAAATATGTGATGGAGTCAAAAGTAAAAATCTGCTGCATAGAGATGCGCTTCCAGCACACTTTAATGGGCAACATCAGAACTATGATTAGGTGCGATTCAGCATTATATGGACACATCGATTacattttttggtttgtttagatcGGGGGTGCCTAAACTCAATCCTGTCGGGcaagtgtcctgcaaagttaagttccaacctcaatcagaCAAATCTaggccagctaatcaagctcttatgctgcggtcacactggtgTTTGTGCTTGAGAAATTCTGTTGTaaggcactgcgaaaaggggcgggattaaacaagatgattagacattaaaaaaagcaagtgattggtccatgttttcaatttctgtccagagaggtcatgttttgatattCGATTGATCTcgcgcagtcaagtgatgcgatttcgcttgtcagagttcacaaagcttgaactttccaacacagcgaactgcgaaacttgatgcaaaaccttgcatttccggtctggcGCATtggcatgcgtatgaatggaagtctatggggagaaaagtgcagtgtaacCGCAGCTTTACTAGGTTTTTTtagaaacatccctgcaggtgtgctgaggcaagctaaaatctgcaggacatcagccctccaggaccgaatttgggcacccctggtttagatgaaTCCCATGtgtgttgtattcatattttagtttaaatgtaccagaggctttttaaaatgtattgagtCCTATCTATTCAGTAGTCTGTGTTTAATCATTTGGTGTGCACCAGGGTTCAGGTGGCAGCAtttgttttcagtttgttttaattaaactaaacCAGCTAAACTACATGACGGCAACCTTAATTACTACATCTATTGTTACtgcaaatatataaacaaacacacttccTTAACAAAAACCAACATGAACAGTGGCTGGATTCACCTTAGTATCAGCAGGTGGCTGTGCTGGTGTTGGCGctggtttttgttttggttttggtgcTGGAACTGGAACTGGAGCTGGAGCTGATGCTGGAGTCGGAGCTGGAGCTGGTGCTCTAGTCGGAGCTGGCGCAGGTGCTCTAGTCGGAGTTGGCGCAGGTGCTTTCTTTTTCTCCCCAGTGACTTTGATTTCCTCCTGAGGTTCAGCCACTGTTTGTCCATTAGCCTGGGCCTTCTGCTGCGACACACATGACAGTTACACACCAACTATCAACCTCAACAGTTTCTTCCTCTATCAACCTACAGAGCATGTAACCTCACCTTAGACCAATAATGCTATGACTGCATAGATCTAAAACGAGTTAGGCTCATAAAAGGTGGTGTTCAGCATAAACGAAACTTATAAGAGCTTGAGTTATCCAGTCAGCTAACGAAAGCTCGAGTTAACCAGTCAGCTAACGTAGTTATAGTGCTACGTGGCTCTCACTTCGCCTTCGTGTCAAGCCGTCTTATCACGATACTGACAATAAAACACAATCTGATTATGAAACAATAtcagatttattaattttaattcatataaacaccATTTGGTAACAATTGTTTTAATATAGAACGATTTTTAATACAAACAACTGTTTCGAAGTGATTTTGACAGGTTAGCACATTAGCAGCTATGCATGCTAATCTCTATCAAACTCAAgtgaaatgttttttataaaaagaCACTCTTAAAACGTATTAATATGCCTTGCTAGACACCACCATTTGGGATCATATAAGTGTTAAAGAACGTTGTCTATGAAGGCAGCTGTActgctttttaaaatgctgcCATTAGCATTAGGAGCTCTTTAGCACAGGCCGCTCACCTTATCGGCTGCTTtctttttgttcttctttttggGCTCGCTCGGCTCGGTCTTCACGGTCTTCGGCAGTGCGCTGGTCTTCACCGGAGCCGCGGCGGCGATGCTTCTAGGACTCGCGGTAACGGGAGCCGCTCGGCGTTTCCTCCGTCCGCAGGCCGCGAGCACCACCAGCAAGAGCAGCCCGATCAGCGCCGCGCTCAGAATCAGCCACGACGGACACTTCTCCGGCTTAATCCCTAGATCAACCCCGAGCTCGGCCCGGAGGAAGTCCAGGCCGGAGGACAGCAGCCCGCGGATACGGTCAGACACGTATTCGGCTCGCTGTGTGGCTAACGCTTGCCAGTCCTGATCCATTTTAAACAGGCGGATAAGAACCGCACTAAGAGACGGATAGAGAGCTGCTGCTGGCAGCGGGATAGAGTGAACGGCAGGAGGGAGTGGCTTTCAAATTTCTCGCCTTCTTACATGATGGCTGTGTCTCAAAGCAAATCGATTTGACTTCCTAGACAACACTTCTGGGCGTCATAAGAGGGCGCAGGGGAATTGTAAGTAGTTTTCACAAAGCTACTGCTAATACTCGGAGAAAGaagtatgttttaaaattaaataaaatactactTTTATTAGTAGACTGAAAATTCAGGTTTCAACAAAAAGATGTAATCATAAATCTATCAAAAATCTGGCATCTTTGCAACAAAAATGCCACACCAGGAATAGATTACACAAAA containing:
- the mtdha gene encoding metadherin a (The RefSeq protein has 3 substitutions compared to this genomic sequence), with amino-acid sequence MDQDWQALATQRAEYVSDRIRGLLSSGLDFLRAELGVDLGIKPEKCPSWLILSAALIGLLLLVVLAACGRRKRRAAPVTASPRSIAAAAPVKTSAPPKTVKTEPSEPKKKNKKKAADKKAQANGQTVAEPQEEIKVTGEKKKAPAPTPTRAPAPAPTRAPAPAPTPASAPAPVPVPAPKPKQKPAPTPAQPPADTKTKKNKKKAKPELKTAQDVSSTDGKEPDEGAWETKVSNREKRQQRKKEKGPGESSGSPESGDRASMKVEQPVVTATAGNKKNKESSRVKASKGDAIIAPVTSAWNDVNSVNGGGLTEVPVKQAIQSNALNNDKWSAGKKTSGHKNRENSTWKQESEGPLTGLDGRIKAEPNQVNLTMLGLNPSSGETGSKSSIEIGKWDKTPVVDSEWSSFNGLGSVDPSSDWNAPSELWDNFEAKVDASALKEIPVSKPLVESNDDKDKEDPAGGGKSKRRKKKKRPEEEGSAVEVIPEVSAPAEKSVTVKPHPPPHVPKDAGSKQNIPPQSSQKKSDQNWEPPKQVQKKKVRRET